The genomic segment CCAAAGGCATCTTAAAGAATTTTTGATAAAACTTTTGTAAAAATGCTAACCCATAGGTATATTGTGTGCCCGAATTAGTAGAGCACAAATATATGTCACAATTTACAGATGAAATTTTAGAAGGCTTGAATCCGGCTCAAAAAGAAGCCGTTACTCAAATAGAGGGGCCGCTGCTCGTGATAGCTGGGGCCGGCTCCGGTAAGACAAAAGTACTAACTCACAGAATCGCTTATCTTATAGAGCAAGGGATTCCGCCAAACAATATTTTGGCAGTTACATTTACAAACAAAGCGGCAAATGAGATGAAGGAGCGTGTTGAAACTTTGCTTGGCAGTAGATATGGGAATATTCAACCATTGATTGGTACATTTCATTCTGTGTGCATGAGATTTTTGCGTACACATATTCATCTACTTGGATACGAAAATTCTTTTGTAATTTATGATAAGGCGGACCAGGAGGTGCTGATGAAGCGAGTTGTAAGTGACCTTGATATAGACGCTAAATTGTACCCACCAAAAGCTATTCTTTCAAAAATTTCTCAGGCAAAAAATCAACTTATAAAACCCGATGAATTTGCGAGTAAGGCTCACAATCAATTCATGATGGCCGCAGGAGAGTGCTATAAGGAATATCAAAAAAGATTAAAGATGTCTCAGGCGCTTGATTTTGATGATATAATTATGAAGACGATAATTCTTTTTCAAAACCATCAAGATATACTTGGGATTTATCAAAATCTTTATCAGTACATTATGATCGACGAGTATCAGGATACAAATTATGCTCAGTATATTTTGATAAATATGCTTTCGAGCAAGTATAAGAACTTGATGGTGGTCGGCGATGCCGACCAATCCATTTATGGATTTCGCGGTGCCAACATGAGCAACATTTTGGATTTCCATAAACACTTCGAGGGGGCGAAAGTTGTAAAACTTGAAACTAATTATCGTTCAACTCAAAACATTTTAAATGTTGCGCACAATGTAATAGTGAAAAATCAAAATCGTCATGATAAAAAAATGGTAACCGACAGAGTCGAAGGTGAAAAGGTGGAAGTCATTGCTTCACAAAACTCAAGAGATGAAGCTTCTGAAATTGCTCAGCGCATTTCTACAATTAGGAGGGAGGACTTGCAAATAGCATGTAATGACTTCGCTATTTTATACAGAACAAATGCTCAATCTCGTATTATAGAAGAGGCTTTTATCAGGTATGCAATTCCATACAAAATCATAGGTGGCGTTAAATTTTATTCGAGAAAAGAAATCAAGGATATAGTCGCATATTTGAGAATCATCCAAAATCATCATGATACGGTAAGCCTACTTCGAATTATCAATGTGCCCGCAAGGAAGCTTGGTGCAAAAACAATTGAAGCTTTAAATTCTGCAGCGGCACAATTAGATATGTCATTATTTGATGCTATGTCGGCTTGCGATGGAATTTCAGAAATGCCTGCTGCAAAAAAAGAAACGATAAATAAATTTGTAAGTTTAATAACTCATCTCAAAGAAAAATCACATGAATACAATGTCGCAGGCCTACTCAAATATCTCTTAGTTGAAACAGGATACAAAGAATATTTATTGCAAAATTCCGAAGTAGTAATTGATAAGGATGAGCCGGGTGATGGTCAGACAAGGCTCGAAAATATTTATGAATTGATATCTGTAGCTTCGAAATACAATGAGCTCTCTCCGCAAATTTCCCTATCTACATTTCTTGAAGAAATATCCCTTATAGCAGATGTGGACAACTTGGACGAATCGGACGACGCGGTAGTTCTTATGACAATTCATTCGGCAAAAGGATTGGAGTTTCCGTATGTGTTTTTGACAGGGATGGAGGAAGGGCTATTTCCACATTTTAATAGTCTTACAAGCCCGGAAGAATTAGAAGAGGAGAGGCGACTTCTGTACGTTGCGATAACTAGAGCAAAGGATAAATTACATCTTTCATTTTCAAGAATGAGAATGTTTTATGGTGATACCAGGCAATGTATTCCCTCACAGTTCTTAAAGGACATCCCGGAAGAACTTTTGGATGGAGATGTAAATAAGCTCTGCGAAGGCCGTGCCGTAGAAACCGGCTATCTTGGAGGGGCGTATCAAGGGTACCAAGGTGGGATTACAAGTGGTAGAAAAGTTTCACCACTTACACAGAGGAGCATCAATGTGCCACATGAAGATGATGATGGAGACGCTGCGATACAGCTCTCTATAGGGGACAGGATAGCCCATAGGCTTTGGAAAGAAGGAAGGGTTGAAGATATAAAAGGTGGTATCG from the Candidatus Peregrinibacteria bacterium genome contains:
- a CDS encoding UvrD-helicase domain-containing protein, with protein sequence MSQFTDEILEGLNPAQKEAVTQIEGPLLVIAGAGSGKTKVLTHRIAYLIEQGIPPNNILAVTFTNKAANEMKERVETLLGSRYGNIQPLIGTFHSVCMRFLRTHIHLLGYENSFVIYDKADQEVLMKRVVSDLDIDAKLYPPKAILSKISQAKNQLIKPDEFASKAHNQFMMAAGECYKEYQKRLKMSQALDFDDIIMKTIILFQNHQDILGIYQNLYQYIMIDEYQDTNYAQYILINMLSSKYKNLMVVGDADQSIYGFRGANMSNILDFHKHFEGAKVVKLETNYRSTQNILNVAHNVIVKNQNRHDKKMVTDRVEGEKVEVIASQNSRDEASEIAQRISTIRREDLQIACNDFAILYRTNAQSRIIEEAFIRYAIPYKIIGGVKFYSRKEIKDIVAYLRIIQNHHDTVSLLRIINVPARKLGAKTIEALNSAAAQLDMSLFDAMSACDGISEMPAAKKETINKFVSLITHLKEKSHEYNVAGLLKYLLVETGYKEYLLQNSEVVIDKDEPGDGQTRLENIYELISVASKYNELSPQISLSTFLEEISLIADVDNLDESDDAVVLMTIHSAKGLEFPYVFLTGMEEGLFPHFNSLTSPEELEEERRLLYVAITRAKDKLHLSFSRMRMFYGDTRQCIPSQFLKDIPEELLDGDVNKLCEGRAVETGYLGGAYQGYQGGITSGRKVSPLTQRSINVPHEDDDGDAAIQLSIGDRIAHRLWKEGRVEDIKGGIVTIKFNDILVGTKKLALNIAPITKIG